In Populus trichocarpa isolate Nisqually-1 chromosome 12, P.trichocarpa_v4.1, whole genome shotgun sequence, a genomic segment contains:
- the LOC7483450 gene encoding LOB domain-containing protein 27 — MTLKGGTSQACASCKYQRRKCSSECPLAPYFPSEQPKMFQNAHKLFGVRKILRILENLDYLQKEEAMRSIIYQSNIRDRFPVHGCLGIIYQLHFQIRQAEEELRAVYAHLEMYRQHHHHQIAALTEDVPSQLELGMALPQPCLAQQYSYSISSNIGYSSGYLDSNDNVGNQLWSQHPYATNSNTNYTPIIQSQLDASQPLSTQQEIVQDYDEMHSFFDTIDDRQSYIETKEPYESSSEESLKDTTQSMEHVAENELKSAAACFSLTSVN; from the exons ATGACTCTCAAGGGAGGCACCAGCCAAGCTTGTGCTTCGTGCAAGTATCAAAGGAGAAAGTGCTCCTCTGAGTGTCCTCTAGCACCTTACTTCCCTTCTGAACAACCAAAGATGTTCCAAAATGCTCATAAGTTGTTTGGTGTACGCAAGATTCTCAGGATACTTGAGAATCTTGATTATCTCCAGAAGGAGGAAGCCATGCGTTCTATTATTTACCAATCCAATATTCGTGACAGGTTTCCTGTTCATGGCTGTTTGGGCATCATCTATCAACTGCATTTCCAGATTCGGCAGGCGGAAGAAGAGCTCCGTGCTGTCTACGCACACCTTGAGATGTACAGGCAGCATCACCACCATCAGATTGCAGCTTTGACAGAGGATGTTCCCTCGCAATTAGAATTAGGAATGGCACTTCCTCAGCCTTGCTTGGCACAACAGTACTCCTACTCTATTAGCAGTAATATTGGTTACAGCTCTGGTTACTTGGATTCTAATGATAATGTTGGGAATCAGCTTTGGAGTCAACATCCTTATGCTACTAACAGTAACACCAATTACACGCCAATTATTCAGTCTCAGCTAGATGCTTCTCAGCCACTATCTACCCAACAAGAAATTGTTCAAGATTATGATGAGATGCATTCATTTTTTGATACTATTGACGATAGGCAATCATATATAGAAACTAAAGAACCCTATGAGTCCAg CTCAGAAGAATCGTTGAAGGACACTACACAATCCATGGAGCATGTTGCAGAGAATGAATTGAAGAGTGCTGCTGCATGTTTCAGTCTTACCAGTGTCAACTGA